In one Aromatoleum aromaticum EbN1 genomic region, the following are encoded:
- a CDS encoding DUF2946 domain-containing protein, with the protein MYFKRTARSCTAWIALFAILLGALAPALSHALSRADGEKRLIQVCTVAGMKMVAVDDSRDKGDAHVFPAERCAFCATHCDVPALPAMPPAPFALKGRSDHLPPLYLHSPRPLFAWRAAQPRAPPLPRA; encoded by the coding sequence ATGTATTTCAAGCGTACGGCTCGCAGTTGCACTGCCTGGATCGCGTTGTTCGCGATCCTGCTGGGCGCGCTTGCGCCGGCGCTGAGCCACGCGCTGTCGCGCGCCGACGGCGAGAAGCGCCTGATTCAGGTGTGCACCGTCGCCGGCATGAAGATGGTCGCGGTCGATGATTCGCGCGACAAGGGTGACGCCCACGTGTTTCCCGCCGAACGCTGTGCTTTCTGCGCGACGCACTGCGACGTGCCGGCGCTTCCCGCGATGCCGCCCGCACCTTTCGCATTGAAAGGCCGTTCCGACCACCTCCCCCCGCTTTACCTCCACTCGCCGCGCCCGCTCTTCGCCTGGAGAGCGGCGCAGCCCCGCGCTCCACCGCTCCCGCGCGCCTGA
- a CDS encoding copper chaperone PCu(A)C: protein MKKILVVSLVSAVLAGPAIAQVQVEDAWVRATVAQQKVTGAFMRLTAAQDARLVSADSPVAGKVEIHEMVMEKDVMKMRPVAAVELPAGRAVELKPGGHHVMLFDLKQPVRVGDTVPLTLVVESRSGKRESIEVAAPVRPLNQAGRADHGH, encoded by the coding sequence ATGAAGAAGATCCTTGTAGTCAGCCTGGTTTCTGCCGTGCTTGCGGGCCCTGCGATCGCCCAGGTGCAGGTCGAAGACGCCTGGGTGCGGGCGACAGTCGCGCAGCAGAAAGTCACGGGCGCGTTCATGCGCCTCACCGCGGCACAGGACGCCCGGCTTGTCTCGGCGGACTCGCCCGTTGCGGGAAAAGTCGAGATACACGAGATGGTGATGGAGAAAGACGTCATGAAGATGCGTCCCGTCGCCGCAGTCGAACTGCCGGCCGGCCGGGCCGTCGAGCTCAAGCCCGGCGGCCACCACGTGATGCTGTTCGACCTGAAGCAACCCGTCCGCGTGGGCGACACGGTGCCGCTGACGCTGGTCGTCGAGAGCCGGAGCGGCAAGCGCGAATCGATCGAGGTGGCGGCCCCTGTGCGGCCGTTGAACCAGGCGGGCCGGGCGGATCATGGGCATTGA
- a CDS encoding TonB-dependent receptor encodes MGIDTRRNALVLACIGAASGAAASDDAATVLEQVTVTATREEARLVETPASVGVVQGEDIALDKPAHPAQVMSQTPGVAVGVTNGEGHTTAIRQPFTTSPVYLFLEDGIPSRSTGFFNHNGLYEINIPQAGGIEVNRGPSSALYGSDAIGGVVNVLTRTPPTKTEADGSIEAGEHGWRRALVGGGSGYADGGWRADLNLTRTEGWRDDTGYDRNSGTLRWDHFIGDSTSLKTVLGFSDIDQETGANSPLVRDDYRHDPTKNYLPIAFRKVSALRLSTNYEHETADSLLSITPYVRDNSMDLLASFALRFDPTIAETGNRSYGLMAKWRRDFAPLRARMIVGVDFDLSPGERRENRIDPTTRGSGASREFIAYTVGPRIYDYDVEYRGVSPYVHGEISPTDRLRLTAGLRYDDMRYEFDNQLGAGEVVQVGSNFYGQVANTRVSYHRATPKLGATYALGENTHLFASYNQAFRAPSESQIFRPSRAGSLEAAHALTQSALELDAIKAEQYELGVRGVVAGLSYDLVAYELTKRDDIVSQRDPATTQTITTNAGETRHRGVELGLGAPLARQLRLDLALSYARHEFVDWVTAQADFGGKEQQSAPRLMSNARLTWTPNDAFRAQLEWTRIGSYWLDDSNTVKYGGHDLFNLRGNLALTPAVSLFGSVNNLTDRRYADSAQLSTGSTPAYSPGLPRTVIAGVEAKW; translated from the coding sequence ATGGGCATTGATACCCGGCGCAACGCGCTGGTGCTGGCGTGCATCGGAGCAGCGAGTGGTGCCGCTGCGTCCGATGACGCCGCCACTGTTCTCGAACAGGTGACGGTCACCGCGACGCGCGAAGAGGCGCGACTCGTCGAAACCCCGGCTTCGGTCGGCGTCGTCCAGGGGGAGGACATCGCGCTGGACAAGCCCGCCCATCCGGCTCAAGTGATGAGCCAGACGCCGGGTGTCGCGGTCGGGGTGACGAACGGCGAAGGCCACACGACGGCGATCCGCCAGCCGTTCACGACGAGCCCGGTCTATCTGTTCCTCGAAGACGGCATTCCGTCGCGCTCGACCGGTTTCTTCAACCACAACGGCCTGTACGAGATCAACATCCCGCAGGCCGGCGGCATCGAAGTCAATCGCGGCCCGTCGTCGGCGTTGTACGGGTCGGACGCGATCGGCGGCGTCGTCAACGTGCTGACGCGCACGCCGCCGACGAAGACGGAAGCTGACGGCTCGATCGAGGCCGGCGAGCACGGCTGGCGGCGTGCGCTCGTCGGCGGCGGCAGCGGCTATGCCGACGGCGGCTGGCGGGCCGACCTGAACCTGACCCGGACGGAGGGCTGGCGCGACGACACCGGCTACGACCGCAACAGCGGCACGCTGCGCTGGGATCACTTCATCGGTGACAGCACGTCGCTGAAGACCGTGCTGGGTTTCTCCGATATCGACCAGGAAACCGGCGCAAACTCGCCGCTCGTGCGTGACGACTACCGGCACGATCCGACGAAGAACTACCTGCCGATCGCGTTCCGCAAGGTCAGCGCGCTGCGCCTGTCGACGAACTACGAACACGAGACGGCCGACTCGCTGCTGTCGATCACGCCGTACGTGCGCGACAACAGCATGGATCTCCTCGCGAGCTTCGCGCTGCGCTTCGACCCGACGATCGCCGAAACCGGCAACCGTTCGTACGGGCTGATGGCGAAATGGCGCCGGGACTTCGCGCCGCTGCGCGCGCGCATGATCGTCGGCGTCGATTTCGACCTGAGCCCGGGGGAACGGCGCGAGAATCGCATCGACCCGACGACGCGCGGCAGCGGCGCGAGCCGCGAGTTCATCGCCTACACCGTCGGCCCGCGTATCTACGACTACGACGTCGAATATCGCGGCGTTTCGCCGTACGTCCACGGCGAAATCTCGCCGACCGACCGGCTGCGGCTGACCGCCGGCCTGCGCTACGACGACATGCGCTACGAGTTCGACAACCAGCTCGGCGCTGGCGAAGTCGTGCAGGTCGGGAGCAACTTCTACGGCCAGGTGGCGAACACTCGCGTCAGCTATCACCGTGCGACCCCGAAACTCGGGGCGACGTACGCGCTCGGCGAGAACACGCATCTTTTCGCGTCGTACAACCAGGCTTTCCGTGCCCCGTCCGAATCGCAGATCTTCCGCCCGTCGCGTGCCGGCAGCCTCGAAGCCGCCCATGCATTGACGCAGTCGGCGCTCGAGCTCGACGCGATCAAGGCCGAGCAGTACGAGCTCGGCGTGCGCGGCGTCGTGGCGGGCCTGTCGTATGACCTCGTCGCGTACGAGCTGACCAAGCGCGACGACATCGTCAGCCAGCGCGACCCGGCCACGACGCAGACGATCACGACGAACGCCGGCGAGACCCGCCACCGCGGCGTCGAGCTCGGGCTCGGTGCGCCGCTCGCGCGGCAGCTGCGGCTGGATCTCGCGTTGTCGTACGCGCGCCACGAGTTCGTCGACTGGGTGACTGCGCAAGCGGACTTCGGCGGCAAGGAACAGCAAAGCGCGCCGCGGCTGATGTCGAACGCCCGGCTGACGTGGACGCCGAACGACGCGTTCCGCGCGCAGCTCGAGTGGACGAGGATCGGCTCGTACTGGCTCGACGACAGCAACACCGTGAAATACGGCGGACACGATCTCTTCAACCTGCGCGGCAACCTGGCGCTGACGCCGGCCGTTTCGCTGTTCGGCAGCGTGAACAACCTCACCGACCGGCGTTACGCGGACAGCGCGCAGCTGTCGACGGGCAGCACGCCGGCCTACTCACCGGGCTTGCCGCGCACGGTGATCGCGGGAGTCGAGGCGAAATGGTGA
- a CDS encoding sialidase family protein, producing MTMKRKGRVGRFAAILLALGCAAGAFAQHADHAAGKSAAVRPARPELGTSAAFGPDGMLYAVSKDGQHVVLQRSADGGASWDAPVTVNADPEAISADGENRPKIAFAPDGSVLVSWTRPLAKPFTGEIRFARADKGQGFGAPITVHRDRQEITHRFETMTVTGSGQVVLAWIDKRDLEAAQGAKRDYRGAAIYAAVSDDGGRTFRPEVKVGDHSCECCRIALANDVDGLPMLLWRHVFEPNERDHALAKLDPDGTPGPVARATFDRWRVDACPHHGPSLAVSGDGTRHAVWFNEKDGEGRVFYGRLKDGGVEGQRTVGGERAAHADIALSGERVAIVWKEFDGERTQLRAELSDDNGGQFRSLSLAVTDGASDQPRVILRGAELFAFWRTQKEGMKGYWLR from the coding sequence ATGACGATGAAGCGAAAGGGCAGAGTGGGCCGGTTTGCCGCAATACTGCTGGCGCTGGGATGCGCGGCGGGCGCTTTCGCGCAGCACGCCGATCACGCGGCAGGGAAAAGCGCTGCGGTCCGGCCGGCGAGGCCGGAGCTTGGCACGAGCGCGGCATTCGGCCCGGACGGCATGCTGTACGCGGTTTCGAAGGACGGGCAGCACGTCGTCCTCCAGCGCAGCGCCGACGGCGGGGCGAGCTGGGACGCGCCGGTAACCGTCAACGCCGACCCGGAAGCGATTTCCGCCGACGGCGAGAATCGGCCGAAGATCGCGTTCGCGCCGGACGGCAGCGTGCTGGTTTCGTGGACGCGCCCGCTGGCGAAGCCTTTCACCGGCGAGATCCGTTTTGCGCGCGCGGACAAGGGGCAAGGCTTTGGCGCCCCGATCACCGTGCACCGCGACCGCCAGGAGATCACTCACCGCTTCGAGACGATGACGGTCACGGGGAGCGGGCAGGTCGTGCTCGCATGGATCGATAAGCGCGATCTGGAAGCCGCACAGGGCGCGAAGCGGGACTACCGCGGCGCGGCGATTTATGCGGCGGTGTCCGACGACGGCGGGCGGACGTTCCGGCCCGAAGTGAAAGTCGGCGACCATTCCTGCGAGTGCTGCCGCATCGCGCTCGCAAACGATGTCGACGGCTTGCCGATGCTGCTGTGGCGACACGTGTTCGAGCCGAACGAGCGCGACCACGCGCTGGCAAAGCTGGACCCAGACGGCACGCCCGGCCCGGTGGCGCGCGCAACGTTCGACCGCTGGCGCGTCGACGCCTGCCCGCACCACGGTCCGTCGCTCGCGGTTTCCGGCGACGGCACGCGTCACGCGGTGTGGTTCAACGAGAAGGACGGCGAGGGGCGGGTGTTCTACGGCCGCCTGAAAGACGGAGGCGTCGAGGGACAGCGCACCGTCGGCGGCGAACGCGCCGCTCACGCCGACATTGCGTTGAGCGGCGAACGTGTCGCGATCGTGTGGAAGGAGTTCGATGGCGAACGGACGCAGCTGCGCGCCGAGCTATCCGACGATAACGGCGGACAGTTCCGCAGCCTGTCGCTCGCTGTGACCGACGGCGCGTCCGACCAGCCGCGGGTGATCCTGCGCGGCGCCGAACTGTTTGCGTTCTGGCGCACGCAGAAGGAAGGGATGAAAGGGTACTGGCTACGATGA
- a CDS encoding TlpA family protein disulfide reductase: MKRLKNLLAAIVWAGAATCSANDFVPLDRAAATAIADPASHARPTIVALWSSECVHCKKNLKLFAEMAKVHPRLQLITVAVEPADEGLAAPLDRAGVTGKRFAYADESPEALAYALDAKWRGELPRTLLFDGRGAREAVSGVVAEAAVLRALGLQK, encoded by the coding sequence ATGAAACGACTGAAAAACCTGCTGGCAGCAATCGTCTGGGCCGGCGCTGCGACGTGTTCGGCGAACGACTTCGTGCCGCTCGACCGGGCGGCTGCCACTGCGATCGCCGATCCGGCCAGCCATGCCCGGCCGACGATCGTCGCGCTGTGGTCGTCCGAGTGCGTGCACTGCAAGAAAAACCTGAAGCTTTTCGCGGAGATGGCGAAAGTGCATCCGCGCCTCCAGCTGATCACGGTCGCGGTCGAGCCGGCCGACGAAGGACTCGCCGCGCCGCTCGACCGCGCCGGGGTCACGGGGAAGCGTTTTGCCTACGCAGACGAGTCGCCCGAAGCGCTCGCCTATGCGCTTGACGCGAAATGGCGCGGCGAGCTGCCGCGAACGCTTCTGTTCGACGGACGCGGGGCAAGGGAGGCGGTGTCGGGCGTCGTCGCGGAGGCGGCCGTGCTCCGCGCGCTCGGCTTGCAGAAATAG
- a CDS encoding electron transfer flavoprotein-ubiquinone oxidoreductase: MERESMEFDVLIVGGGPAGLAAAIRLKQLASEKGTELAVCLIEKASEIGAHILSGAVMDPRALTELIPDWKAQGAPVNTQVSEDRVIFLSETGGRRVPNSLLPACFLNQGNYIVRLGNVVKWLGEQAEAMGVEVYPGFAGAEILYDERGAVKGVATGDMGVTRDGEPGPAYQPGMELHAKYTLFAEGCRGHLGKQLEEKYRLRDGIDPQTYGIGLKELWEVPAEQHVPGLVVHTAGWPMDSATYGGGFAYHLEDNLVAVGYVVGLNYSNPHLAPFEEFQRYKTHPEIRKFLEGGKRLAYGARALTAGGLQSQPKLVFPGGALVGDDAGFLNAARIKGSHAAIKSGSLAAEAAFGALAANRSRDELTAFPEAFRASWLFDELHQTRNFKPYMKKGLWMGSLLFGIDQQVFRGRAPWTLHNTADHTALKPASECYKIAYPKPDGVLTFDKLSSVFLSNTNHEEDQPCHLQLKDPSIPIAVNLAKYDAPEQRYCPAGVYEIVRDPDGTHPRLQISAQNCVHCKTCDIKDPTQNINWVVPQGGEGPIYQGM; the protein is encoded by the coding sequence ATGGAACGCGAATCAATGGAATTCGATGTCCTGATCGTAGGCGGCGGCCCGGCAGGGCTGGCGGCGGCGATCCGGCTCAAGCAGCTCGCCAGCGAGAAAGGCACGGAGCTGGCGGTATGCCTGATCGAGAAGGCTTCCGAGATCGGCGCCCATATCCTGTCGGGCGCAGTGATGGACCCGCGCGCGCTCACCGAACTGATTCCCGACTGGAAAGCGCAGGGCGCGCCGGTCAATACCCAGGTATCCGAAGACCGCGTGATCTTCCTGAGCGAGACCGGCGGGCGCAGGGTGCCCAATAGCCTGCTGCCGGCCTGTTTCCTGAACCAGGGCAATTACATCGTGCGGCTGGGCAACGTCGTCAAGTGGCTCGGTGAACAGGCCGAGGCGATGGGCGTCGAAGTCTATCCGGGCTTTGCCGGCGCGGAAATCCTTTACGACGAGCGCGGCGCGGTCAAGGGCGTGGCGACCGGCGACATGGGCGTCACGCGCGATGGCGAGCCCGGCCCGGCCTACCAGCCCGGCATGGAGCTGCACGCCAAATACACGCTGTTCGCCGAAGGCTGTCGCGGCCATCTCGGCAAGCAGCTCGAGGAAAAGTACCGCCTGCGCGACGGCATCGACCCGCAGACCTACGGCATCGGCCTGAAAGAACTGTGGGAAGTGCCGGCCGAGCAGCACGTGCCCGGCCTGGTCGTGCACACCGCCGGCTGGCCGATGGACAGCGCCACTTACGGCGGCGGCTTCGCCTATCACCTCGAGGACAACCTCGTCGCTGTCGGCTATGTCGTGGGGCTCAACTACTCGAACCCGCATCTGGCGCCGTTCGAGGAGTTCCAGCGCTACAAGACGCACCCCGAGATCCGCAAGTTCCTCGAAGGCGGCAAGCGGCTGGCCTACGGTGCGCGCGCGCTCACGGCCGGTGGGCTGCAGAGCCAGCCGAAGCTGGTGTTCCCGGGCGGCGCGCTCGTCGGCGACGACGCGGGTTTCCTCAACGCCGCGCGCATCAAGGGCAGCCACGCCGCGATAAAGTCCGGCTCGCTCGCCGCCGAAGCGGCCTTCGGCGCTCTCGCCGCCAATCGGAGCCGCGACGAACTGACCGCGTTCCCCGAAGCGTTCCGCGCGAGCTGGCTGTTTGATGAGCTGCACCAGACGCGCAACTTCAAGCCCTACATGAAAAAAGGCCTGTGGATGGGGTCCTTGCTGTTCGGCATCGACCAGCAGGTGTTCCGTGGGCGCGCGCCGTGGACGCTGCACAACACAGCCGACCACACTGCGCTCAAGCCCGCGTCCGAGTGCTACAAGATCGCCTATCCGAAGCCCGACGGCGTGCTGACTTTCGACAAGCTGTCGTCCGTGTTCCTGTCGAACACGAACCACGAGGAAGACCAGCCCTGCCATCTGCAGCTGAAGGACCCGTCGATCCCGATCGCGGTGAACCTCGCGAAGTACGACGCGCCCGAACAGCGCTACTGCCCGGCCGGCGTGTACGAGATCGTGCGCGACCCCGACGGCACCCACCCACGACTGCAGATCAGCGCGCAGAACTGCGTGCACTGCAAGACCTGCGACATCAAGGACCCGACGCAGAACATCAACTGGGTCGTGCCGCAGGGCGGCGAAGGGCCGATCTATCAGGGGATGTGA
- a CDS encoding acyl-CoA thioesterase: MEDIRKLQLTTKIPVRWGDLDRYGHLNNTLYFRYFEQARIEWIEQKDFRVDPDEAEGAVIVHADCTFLIPVNYPATAIVKVFAGQPGRSSVMNWYELYVEGDERLFATGSAKIVWIDNRSGKSLSLPSKLREGL, translated from the coding sequence ATGGAAGATATCCGCAAACTTCAGCTCACGACGAAGATTCCCGTACGCTGGGGCGACCTCGATCGATACGGGCACCTGAACAACACGCTGTATTTCCGCTACTTCGAACAGGCGCGGATCGAATGGATCGAGCAAAAGGACTTTCGTGTCGATCCGGACGAAGCCGAAGGCGCAGTCATCGTTCATGCCGACTGCACGTTCCTGATCCCGGTGAATTATCCGGCGACAGCCATCGTCAAGGTCTTCGCGGGGCAGCCCGGGCGCAGCAGCGTGATGAACTGGTACGAACTCTACGTCGAAGGCGACGAACGGCTTTTTGCGACCGGCTCGGCGAAAATCGTGTGGATCGACAACCGTAGCGGGAAATCCCTGTCCCTGCCGTCCAAGCTGCGCGAAGGATTGTGA
- a CDS encoding isochorismatase family protein — MLMNPATSVLLVIDVQERLAPAIDDGQQVAHNCAWLAGLAARIGVPVVVTEHFPAKLGATLPAVAAAAAGAEFVTKECFSAQADGCLDRTAVDARRQVIVCGTEAHVCVQQTALGLRWAGKQVFVVADACGSRNSADRELAFARMRSHGLEIVSREMVAFEWLQRGGTELFREINREFIR; from the coding sequence ATGCTCATGAATCCCGCCACCTCCGTGCTCCTCGTCATCGACGTCCAGGAACGCCTCGCTCCGGCGATTGACGACGGGCAGCAGGTCGCGCACAACTGCGCGTGGCTCGCCGGCCTCGCGGCGCGCATCGGCGTGCCGGTCGTGGTGACCGAGCATTTCCCGGCAAAGCTCGGTGCCACGCTGCCGGCGGTCGCCGCTGCCGCGGCGGGCGCCGAGTTCGTCACCAAGGAATGCTTCTCGGCGCAAGCGGACGGCTGTCTCGACAGGACCGCAGTGGACGCCCGGCGGCAGGTCATCGTCTGCGGCACCGAGGCGCATGTGTGCGTGCAGCAGACAGCGCTCGGACTGCGCTGGGCGGGCAAGCAGGTGTTCGTCGTTGCGGATGCGTGCGGTTCGCGCAATTCTGCCGACCGCGAGCTCGCTTTTGCGCGCATGCGCAGCCACGGACTCGAGATCGTCTCGCGCGAGATGGTCGCGTTCGAGTGGCTGCAGCGCGGAGGCACGGAACTGTTCCGCGAGATCAACCGGGAATTCATCCGTTGA
- a CDS encoding CTP synthase produces MTKYVFVTGGVVSSLGKGIAAASLGAILESRGIKVTHLKLDPYINVDPGTMSPFQHGEVFVTEDGAETDLDLGHYERFTSARMGKRNNFTTGQIYESVIKKERRGEYLGKTVQVIPHITDEIKQYIKRGAEGAEVAIVEIGGTVGDIESLPFLEAIRQMGIEEGRNSTCFIHLTLIPYIPTAGELKTKPTQHSVKELREIGIQPDILLCRADRPVPADERRKIALFCNVMPEAVIECLDANSIYKIPGQLHDQMLDEIVCHKLNILARAADLSVWENLLRALENPKHTVDIAFVGKYVDLTESYKSLIEAVSHAGMHTESKVKIHYIDSEDIERDGCAVLEKMDAVLVPGGFGKRGTEGKIAAIRFARENKVPYLGICLGMQLAVIEFARNVVGLAGAHSTEFERDTPYPVIGLITEWQDRSGKLEKRTEASDLGGTMRLGAQVCHLVENSLAREVYGVADIVERHRHRYEVNNTLLARLEEKGLRVSGRAPGTDLCEMIELPDHPWFVGCQFHPEFTSNPRKGHPLFTAYVKAALARKAAATSA; encoded by the coding sequence ATGACCAAATACGTCTTCGTAACCGGCGGTGTCGTGTCCTCCCTGGGCAAAGGCATCGCAGCGGCCTCGCTCGGGGCCATTCTCGAATCCCGCGGCATCAAGGTCACCCACCTCAAGCTCGATCCGTATATCAACGTCGATCCGGGCACGATGAGCCCGTTTCAGCACGGCGAAGTTTTCGTCACTGAAGACGGCGCTGAAACCGACCTCGATCTGGGTCACTACGAGCGCTTCACGAGCGCCAGGATGGGCAAGCGCAACAACTTCACCACCGGCCAGATCTACGAGTCGGTGATCAAGAAGGAACGGCGCGGCGAGTACCTCGGCAAGACGGTGCAGGTGATCCCGCACATCACCGACGAGATCAAGCAGTACATCAAGCGCGGCGCGGAAGGTGCCGAAGTCGCGATCGTCGAGATCGGCGGCACGGTCGGAGACATCGAGTCGCTGCCGTTCCTCGAAGCGATCCGCCAGATGGGCATCGAGGAAGGACGCAACAGCACCTGTTTCATCCATCTGACGCTGATCCCGTACATCCCGACCGCCGGTGAGCTGAAGACCAAGCCGACGCAGCACTCGGTGAAGGAACTGCGCGAGATCGGCATCCAGCCCGACATCCTGCTGTGCCGCGCGGATCGCCCGGTGCCGGCCGACGAGCGGCGCAAGATCGCACTGTTCTGCAACGTCATGCCCGAAGCAGTCATCGAGTGCCTCGACGCGAACTCGATCTACAAGATCCCGGGCCAGCTGCACGACCAGATGCTCGACGAGATCGTCTGCCACAAGCTGAATATCCTCGCGCGCGCGGCCGACCTTTCGGTGTGGGAAAACCTTCTTCGCGCGCTCGAAAACCCGAAGCACACCGTCGACATCGCGTTCGTCGGCAAATACGTCGATCTCACCGAATCGTACAAGTCGCTGATCGAAGCCGTGTCCCACGCCGGCATGCACACCGAGAGCAAGGTCAAGATCCATTACATCGACTCCGAGGACATCGAGCGCGACGGCTGCGCGGTGCTGGAGAAGATGGACGCGGTCCTCGTGCCGGGTGGTTTCGGCAAGCGCGGCACCGAAGGCAAGATCGCCGCGATCCGCTTTGCGCGCGAGAACAAGGTGCCGTATCTGGGCATCTGCCTCGGCATGCAGCTCGCGGTGATCGAATTCGCCCGCAACGTCGTCGGCCTGGCCGGCGCGCATTCGACCGAATTCGAGCGCGACACGCCGTATCCGGTGATCGGCCTGATCACCGAATGGCAGGATCGCAGCGGCAAGCTCGAAAAGCGCACCGAAGCGTCGGACCTCGGCGGCACGATGCGCCTGGGCGCGCAGGTCTGCCATCTCGTCGAAAACTCGCTCGCGCGCGAAGTGTATGGCGTCGCCGATATCGTCGAACGTCATCGCCACCGCTATGAAGTCAACAACACGCTGCTCGCCCGGCTCGAAGAGAAGGGCCTGCGCGTGTCGGGCCGCGCGCCGGGCACCGACCTGTGTGAAATGATCGAACTGCCGGATCATCCGTGGTTCGTCGGTTGCCAGTTCCATCCGGAATTCACGTCGAACCCGCGCAAGGGGCACCCGCTGTTCACGGCCTACGTGAAGGCGGCGCTCGCGCGCAAGGCGGCCGCGACGTCGGCCTGA
- the kdsA gene encoding 3-deoxy-8-phosphooctulonate synthase, protein MKLCGFEAGLDKPFFLIAGPCVIESRDMAFETAGALKEICVELGIPFIYKSSYDKANRSSGKSYRGMGMEKGLEILADVKKQLGVPVLTDVHAIDEIPAVAAAVDVLQTPAFLCRQTDFIHAVAASGRPVNIKKGQFLAPGDMKNVVDKAREANGGADTIMVCERGASFGYNNLVSDMRSLAIMRETGCPVVFDATHSVQLPGGQGTASGGQREFVPVLARAAVAVGIAGLFMESHPDPAKALSDGPNAWPLPKMKALLATLKEIDALVKAHGFMEMAG, encoded by the coding sequence ATGAAACTTTGCGGATTCGAGGCGGGCCTCGACAAGCCGTTCTTCCTGATCGCGGGGCCGTGCGTCATCGAATCGCGCGACATGGCTTTCGAGACCGCCGGTGCGCTGAAGGAAATCTGCGTCGAGCTCGGCATCCCGTTCATCTACAAGTCGTCGTACGACAAGGCCAACCGCAGCTCGGGCAAGTCGTACCGTGGCATGGGGATGGAAAAAGGCCTGGAGATTCTCGCCGACGTGAAGAAGCAGCTCGGCGTGCCCGTGCTCACCGACGTGCACGCGATCGACGAGATCCCGGCGGTTGCGGCGGCTGTCGACGTGCTGCAGACGCCAGCCTTCCTGTGCCGGCAGACCGACTTCATCCACGCCGTCGCGGCTTCCGGCCGTCCGGTGAACATCAAGAAAGGTCAGTTCCTCGCGCCCGGCGACATGAAGAACGTCGTCGACAAGGCACGCGAAGCCAACGGCGGCGCCGACACAATCATGGTCTGCGAGCGCGGCGCGTCGTTCGGCTACAACAACCTCGTGTCCGACATGCGCAGCCTCGCGATCATGCGCGAGACCGGCTGCCCGGTCGTGTTCGACGCGACGCATTCGGTGCAGTTGCCTGGCGGGCAGGGCACGGCATCCGGGGGCCAGCGCGAATTCGTGCCGGTGCTGGCGCGCGCGGCCGTCGCGGTGGGCATCGCCGGCCTCTTCATGGAAAGCCACCCCGATCCGGCGAAAGCGCTGTCGGACGGCCCGAACGCGTGGCCGCTGCCGAAGATGAAAGCGCTACTCGCAACGCTCAAGGAAATCGACGCGCTGGTGAAAGCGCACGGTTTCATGGAGATGGCCGGCTGA